One genomic segment of Erythrolamprus reginae isolate rEryReg1 chromosome 2, rEryReg1.hap1, whole genome shotgun sequence includes these proteins:
- the LOC139161680 gene encoding uncharacterized protein isoform X1: MKADFVTRGTMAAEGWSERVRKLLKKMNSFHGAGSSKVLCLPFMVAGQQVGYVPLAVAKCLRHYPNVFSVSQGDKAPPRVELNKQLTSYDQRTVAVQRVLQEMKAQQAFPCLKGWRDEMYNVMPYFCDTPFFSMERAATPLFGVKRYGAHLNGYTWRKDEIHMWLGRRALNKPTYPGLLDNLAAGGISSELGVRETLIKECQEEACIPASLATLSKSVGTISYTYEKSDGGIYPECQFVYDLELPEEFVPQVGDGEVQEFYLWPLDKVKEAIGSPDFKPNCAMVALDFLIRHSYIQPDEEPHYVELVEGLHQSL; the protein is encoded by the exons ATGAAGGCGGACTTTGTAACAAGAGGCACCATGGCGGCCGAAGGATGGTCGGAGCGAGTGCGGAAGCTGCTGAAGAAGATGAATTCCTTCCATGGAGCAG GTTCTTCCAAGGTGCTGTGTTTGCCATTTATGGTTGCTGGACAACAAGTAGGATATGTACCACTGGCTGTAGCCAAATGTCTCCGTCACTACCCGAATGTTTTCTCAGTGTCTCAGGGAGATAAAGCCCCTCCAAGGGTGGAACTTAACAAACAACTGACTTCCTATGACCAGAGGACAGTTGCTGTACAAAGAGTGCTCCAGGAGATGAAAGCACAGCAAGCTTTTCCTTGTTTAAAAGGATGGAGGGATGAG ATGTACAATGTAATGCCCTATTTTTGTGACACACCTTTCTTCAGCATGGAACGTGCTGCAACAC CACTATTTGGAGTGAAGCGCTATGGTGCCCACCTGAATGGTTATACCTGGCGAAAAGATGAAATACACATGTGGCTGGGCCGTAGGGCCTTGAACAAACCCACATATCCTGGCTTATTGGATAATTTG GCTGCAGGTGGCATTTCTTCAGAACTGGGTGTCAGAGAAACACTAATAAAAGAGTGCCAAGAAGAGGCTTGCATTCCTGCTTCACTTGCTACATTATCTAAATCTGTTGGAACTATCAG CTACACATATGAAAAATCAGATGGAGGCATCTATCCTGAATGCCAGTTTGTATATGACCTGGAACTGCCTGAAGAATTTGTGCCCCAAGTGGGAGATGGAGAAGTGCAAGAATTCTATCTTTGGCCACTTGATAAG GTTAAAGAAGCCATTGGATCTCCCGATTTCAAGCCCAACTGTGCAATGGTAGCACTGGATTTTCTAATCAGACATAGTTATATTCAACCTGATGAAG AACCCCATTATGTAGAGTTGGTGGAAGGGCTACACCAGAGCCTTTGA
- the LOC139161680 gene encoding uncharacterized protein isoform X2, which translates to MVAGQQVGYVPLAVAKCLRHYPNVFSVSQGDKAPPRVELNKQLTSYDQRTVAVQRVLQEMKAQQAFPCLKGWRDEMYNVMPYFCDTPFFSMERAATPLFGVKRYGAHLNGYTWRKDEIHMWLGRRALNKPTYPGLLDNLAAGGISSELGVRETLIKECQEEACIPASLATLSKSVGTISYTYEKSDGGIYPECQFVYDLELPEEFVPQVGDGEVQEFYLWPLDKVKEAIGSPDFKPNCAMVALDFLIRHSYIQPDEEPHYVELVEGLHQSL; encoded by the exons ATGGTTGCTGGACAACAAGTAGGATATGTACCACTGGCTGTAGCCAAATGTCTCCGTCACTACCCGAATGTTTTCTCAGTGTCTCAGGGAGATAAAGCCCCTCCAAGGGTGGAACTTAACAAACAACTGACTTCCTATGACCAGAGGACAGTTGCTGTACAAAGAGTGCTCCAGGAGATGAAAGCACAGCAAGCTTTTCCTTGTTTAAAAGGATGGAGGGATGAG ATGTACAATGTAATGCCCTATTTTTGTGACACACCTTTCTTCAGCATGGAACGTGCTGCAACAC CACTATTTGGAGTGAAGCGCTATGGTGCCCACCTGAATGGTTATACCTGGCGAAAAGATGAAATACACATGTGGCTGGGCCGTAGGGCCTTGAACAAACCCACATATCCTGGCTTATTGGATAATTTG GCTGCAGGTGGCATTTCTTCAGAACTGGGTGTCAGAGAAACACTAATAAAAGAGTGCCAAGAAGAGGCTTGCATTCCTGCTTCACTTGCTACATTATCTAAATCTGTTGGAACTATCAG CTACACATATGAAAAATCAGATGGAGGCATCTATCCTGAATGCCAGTTTGTATATGACCTGGAACTGCCTGAAGAATTTGTGCCCCAAGTGGGAGATGGAGAAGTGCAAGAATTCTATCTTTGGCCACTTGATAAG GTTAAAGAAGCCATTGGATCTCCCGATTTCAAGCCCAACTGTGCAATGGTAGCACTGGATTTTCTAATCAGACATAGTTATATTCAACCTGATGAAG AACCCCATTATGTAGAGTTGGTGGAAGGGCTACACCAGAGCCTTTGA